In one window of Drosophila mauritiana strain mau12 chromosome X, ASM438214v1, whole genome shotgun sequence DNA:
- the LOC117147202 gene encoding p21-activated protein kinase-interacting protein 1-like, producing the protein MPPEIEIILGTYEEVLLGFKLIESPTDDLTKSVKFQLKQTFADNSHAGAITSVAVQWPWVATGGTDDRIFVYDMRTRKQSQIILSHAGTVNTLEFSPDLSHLLSGSDDGHMIATRVGSWTKEGVWKKAHAGRVVTYISCHPSSKLALSLGCDQVLNTWNLVKGRVAYKTNLKNKATLGCHPGCLSWSKQGDHFTLSGPLTLEIWGIEGANVIRRIDMPAKPICVTWLDGNECLTGLDNGSIVWISLKDKDDTPPTFIPVHNERVKAIAYLNELLATVSSAGEIKVWKIDMETRKLEEIASTIVDFRPTAMGLLDLCEFGNDQPVEQGIKVEKKPMANVETGQSAKPAAPRGFVTIEYDQDKELDAEEKDGKEKQNKIQAKKAPQKAEESSQESISSEDKESDDFSDSDSDCDVSSDHGDFERKPTKRKQQPTPASKGKAKQQKKK; encoded by the exons ATGCCGCCGGAAATCGAGATCATATTGGGCACCTACGAGGAGGTCTTGCTGGGCTTCAAGCTCATCGAATCGCCGACTGACGACTTGACCAAATCCGTCAAGTTCCAGCTGAAGCAGACTTTTGCGGACAACTCCCATGCAGGAGCCATTACATCGGTGGCCGTGCAGTGGCCTTGGGTGGCCACTGGCGGTACCGACGACAGGATCTTTGTCTACGACATGCGCACGCGGAAACAGTCGCAAATCATACTCTCGCACGCTGGCACAGTGAACACACTGGAATTCTCGCCGGACCTGTCGCACTTGCTCTCCGGGAGCGACGATGGCCATATGATCGCCACACGCGTGGGCAGCTGGACCAAAGAAGGCGTTTGGAAGAAGGCCCATGCCGGCCGCGTAGTCACCTACATCAGTTGTCATCCCAGCAGCAAGTTGGCCTTATCTTTGGGCTGCGACCAGGTGCTGAACACCTGGAATCTGGTCAAGGGCCGCGTCGCCTATAAGACCAATTTAAAGAACAAGGCTACGCTGGGTTGCCACCCGGGCTGCTTGTCGTGGTCCAAGCAGGGCGATCACTTCACACTGAGCGGTCCATTGACTCTGGAGATCTGGGGCATCGAGGGCGCCAATGTTATTCGTCGCATTGATATGCCGGCGAAGCCCATTTGCGTCACCTGGCTGGATGGAAACGAGTGTCTGACTGGCCTGGACAACGGCAGCATTGTCTGGATTTCCCTTAAGGACAAGGATGATACACCA CCCACCTTCATTCCTGTACACAATGAAAGGGTCAAGGCCATCGCCTATCTGAACGAATTACTGGCCACCGTCTCCAG CGCTGGTGAAATCAAAGTCTGGAAGATCGACATGGAAACGCGCAAGCTGGAGGAGATTGCCAGCACCATCGTTGACTTCCGACCCACCGCCATGGGCCTGCTGGATCTCTGCGAGTTCGGCAATGACCAACCGGTGGAACAAGGCATCAAAGTGGAGAAGAAACCAATGGCGAATGTGGAGACTGGCCAAAGCGCCAAACCGGCGGCACCCCGCGGATTCGTGACCATCGAGTACGATCAGGATAAGGAGCTGGATGCCGAGGAGAAGGATGGGAAGGAGAAGCAGAACAAGATACAGGCAAAGAAGGCGCCGCAGAAAGCCGAGGAATCCTCCCAAGAAAGCATCTCATCGGAAGACAAGGAGAGCGACGACTTCTCCGACAGCGACAGCGACTGCGATGTCTCCAGTGATCACGGCGACTTTGAGAGGAAGCCAACGAAGCGCAAGCAGCAACCTACCCCAGCCTCCAAGGGGAAGGCAAAGCAGCAGAAAAAGAAGTAA